The Lolium rigidum isolate FL_2022 chromosome 1, APGP_CSIRO_Lrig_0.1, whole genome shotgun sequence region CGGATAGCCTCCTCTGACGTCGTCGCCAGAGGAGAAGGCCATCTCCTGTATCTTGATGGACGCGCTAGAGCTGAAGACGAGGAGGGGCTTCTTCCGCGGCACGGGCACCGGGTCCGCCTCGCCGTTGAGTATCTGCACCACCCGCCGCATCGCCGGCCGCTCCTCGCAGTTCGGGTTGGCGCAGCTCAGGCCTACGAGCAGCAGCCGCAGCATCCCCTGCCGGTCGAACTCGCCGTTAAGCCGCGCGTCGGCGGCCTCGATGAGGCGGTCCTCGCCGTGCAGTCGCCACACCCAATCCACCAGGTTCACGTTCTTGCTGCCGCTCCCGCCGCCGTCCTCCCTGTCGATCGGCCGCCTGCCGCAGCACACCTCGAGCACGACCACGCCGTAGCTGAAGACGTCTGTCTGGTCGGTGGCCTTGCCGGACTGTAGGTACTCGGGCGCGAGGTACCCCATGGTGCCGGCGGTGAGCGTGGACATGGGGCTCTGGCCGTGGTCCATGAGCCGGGCGAGCCCGAAGTCCCCGAGCCGCGGGCTGAGGTTCGCGTCGAGCAAGATGTTGCCAGTCTTGATGTCCCTGTGGATGACGCGCTGCTCGCACTCCTGGTGGAGGTAGGCCAGCACGGAGGCGATGCCGGCGGCGACGTTGTGGCGCTGCGGCCAGGAGAGCGTGCAGGGGTCGCCGTAGAGCGCCTTGTCGAGGCTGCCGTTGGGCATGTACTCGTAGACGAGCAGCAGCTCGCCGTTCTCGTCGCACCAGCCCTCGAGCTGGACCAGATTCTTATGGCGGAGGCAGGCGATGACGGAGAGCTCGGCCACGAACTCGTTCCGGCTCTGGTGCGCCTGCGTCGACCGCTTCACGGCGTAGGTAGTGGCGGCGGCCGCGCCCGGCATGGCGCAGGCCTTGTACACCGTGCCGAACGCGCCCCGGCCGATGACCCTGCTCGCGTGGAACCCCCTGGTCGCGGCGCTCAGCTCCTTGTGGCTGAACTTCCTCGGCCCCTTGAGCAGCAGCTCCGGCAGGAGGAGGGCGTGCTTGTTTCTCCTGGAGGCGGTGAGCTCCACCAGCTTCTTGACGGACACCCACGCGAAGAACGCGAACGCGGCGGCGAGCGCGACGGGGCCAAGGATGCTGACGGCGAGCCCGAACCTTTTCTTCCTCGTGGCAGAGGAGGCATTGGTGGTGACCACGCCGGGCGGTGCATGCTCTGTGCCGTTTCCAGTGGCAGAAGAggcgttggtggtggtggtggttgctggCGACGGCAAGCCGAAGGTCCGAAATGTCCACTCTTTGATGGTGTGCTGCTGGGTGCTCCCCTCCGTGGACGCCGAGAAGCCGACGTACATGTCGCCCACGAGGTGCGGCGAGAGGTCGACGGCCACGGAGAGCACGGGGCGCGCCGGCTTGACGCCGCCGGAGACGCTCAGGGAGACCTCGAGCAGGCGGTCGGCGCCGCGGTACTCGATCCAGGCCGTGGTGAGGTTGCCGCTCTTGAGCACGATGCCGGAGGCGGCGAGGTCGACGGCCTGCACGGACACCGGCGAGCCGACGTCCAGCCCGACGTGGTTGTCGTTCAGGTCGTCTAGGCCCGCGTTGAGCATGGTGTCAAACTCCACGGCCACGATGGCGGGGCTggaggagtcgtcgtcgtcgtcgttggggatggcggcggaggagacggaggagtTGAAGAGGCCGAGGTAGCCGCCGGTGGCGCCGAGCGTGGTgcgggcgggggagaggaagaaggcgacgccgtcgccgccggaggAGCCGGGGTTCTGGGTGGCGATGACGAAGGAGAACCTTGCGGCGAATGAGGCGGTGGTGTTGCCGCTGTTGACGTCGCGGAAGGAGACGGCGCGGGTGCAGAGGACGGTTCCGGCGCTGGAGGATGGCACGCCGGTGTCGCGCGTGAGGCCGACGGAGCCGTTGCGCAGGAAGGCGTCCCCGAGCAGGGTGAGGTCCGAGAAGGAGAGCGTGGCCGAGTCGATGCTCAGGTTGGTCTTCCCCGGCGCTGAGGTTGAGGAGGAAGCGGGCTGGGGTGCTAGTGCGGCGgttaggaggagcaggaggagcggcaggaggcggatgaggaggaggtcggcggccattggtggCGGTGGCGCGGGACTGGGGTCATGAGAAGATTTGGTGGTGGCTGTACCGTATTATCGAGTGATCAGCTGGGGGATTCCGACAGGAAAGCAGGAGCAGAGTAGGGGTTCGCGAGTGATGGTGTTTTTTATGGGTCTAACGGTCGGATTCGCGCGTTTGAACGCAACGGTCGGGTCATAGTTGGACCCTGCATGCAGCTGCACTTTTCATGTGGGGATGATGGCTTCACAGTTTCATCATGCGTTGGAAAGGGCCAACGACAAGTGAGATCTCGTGGATTTCAACAAATTTGACCATTTTTGCTGAATGTTCAGCC contains the following coding sequences:
- the LOC124675844 gene encoding probable L-type lectin-domain containing receptor kinase S.7, giving the protein MAADLLLIRLLPLLLLLLTAALTNLSIDSATLSFSDLTLLGDAFLRNGSVGLTRDTGVPSSSAGTVLCTRAVSFRDVNSGNTTASFAARFSFVIATQNPGSSGGDGVAFFLSPARTTLGATGGYLGLFNSSVSSAAIPNDDDDDSSSPAIVAVEFDTMLNAGLDDLNDNHVGLDVGSPVSVQAVDLAASGIVLKSGNLTTAWIEYRGADRLLEVSLSVSGGVKPARPVLSVAVDLSPHLVGDMYVGFSASTEGSTQQHTIKEWTFRTFGLPSPATTTTTNASSATGNGTEHAPPGVVTTNASSATRKKRFGLAVSILGPVALAAAFAFFAWVSVKKLVELTASRRNKHALLLPELLLKGPRKFSHKELSAATRGFHASRVIGRGAFGTVYKACAMPGAAAATTYAVKRSTQAHQSRNEFVAELSVIACLRHKNLVQLEGWCDENGELLLVYEYMPNGSLDKALYGDPCTLSWPQRHNVAAGIASVLAYLHQECEQRVIHRDIKTGNILLDANLSPRLGDFGLARLMDHGQSPMSTLTAGTMGYLAPEYLQSGKATDQTDVFSYGVVVLEVCCGRRPIDREDGGGSGSKNVNLVDWVWRLHGEDRLIEAADARLNGEFDRQGMLRLLLVGLSCANPNCEERPAMRRVVQILNGEADPVPVPRKKPLLVFSSSASIKIQEMAFSSGDDVRGGYPAAAAKAAASPKSEGGDVER